DNA sequence from the Kazachstania africana CBS 2517 chromosome 4, complete genome genome:
TATTGTTATCTATCCAAACGAGATATACCTTTAGCTTATTGAAGGGGTTGCGTTATCTGTCAGAACTGAATCTTGTTTTTCCTTCTTGTAATTCCATCCTATTTTCTCGTCTTGATAATATGGTAAGCGATTCGAACTGAAGAAAAGCAGACTTGGAACCGCTTGACTATCCTTCTTCTCTTAGGTACAGGGATATCCTGCTTGCGATATTCACACGATAATAAAATGGcttatattattttataaatgcatatatatatatggacGATGGCTTGAATGTCATGACCTGTAGACTGATCAAATTATCGATATCTATAGATCAGCGGGAATATTGGTTAGCCGGATTGTTGGGAGGTGCAGCATATGCCTGATGCTGTGATATAGATCCTGCATATTGAGACCCTGTGTTGGTTATATTTGGTTGAGTACTAGATTGGTAAGGAGCCAGCTGGGAGATGTATGGTTGATTCATCGAAGCTGTTTCATAACCCTTGTTGGGCATTGGAGGATGTCCAGCATATGTTGAAAACTGCGCATAACTAGGAGGTTGTACAACTTGTTGTATTGGAAGCCTATAAGAATTTGCAGCTTCATCTAGTAACTGGTTATACGTCTGTTCTGCACTAGATAAGACTTGGCGAAGAGATACTAGAtcctctttttcttttgcatATGTTCCTATCATCTTTGTGATCTGAGGTCTCAGTGGTGTTACTGATCCATACATGTCACTTATTTGGGAATCTTGAGCAATATCCATTGCATTTGGATTATTCTGAGATCCCTTTAAAGTTTGGTGCAATTGATTTACTATTTCTCTTTGaccaaaaatttcactttctttttGCTTTGCCATTTGCAATTCATGAGGGGTAGGATCCATTATTGGTGTGACATAATTCAACGGAAATATACCAATTCTGCCACGTAAAGAACCTCTCCACCAATCTCTGTAGACCTGTTCTAGTACAATGATAATATCACCTTTCTTGAATGACAATTCGTCAGCTTCTGTGCTAGGAAAATCATACATGGCCCTAACTTTCTTCACGCCGGCAGAAGTAGAAggttgctgttgctgtgAAGTTTCTTGAAGTACTGGTTGTGGAGATTGGTAAACTGgttgttgctgctgtttGGTTTTTTCTTGCTGCTGCTCATATTCTGTCAAAGATAATTTCAGCGCATCCTCCAaatctttatcttcttgCTTTCTAGATTCGTAACTCATTTCATGTTTAAATGGCTTATTTGGTTTTTCATATAAGTAAGGtagatttcttttaatttttttgtttaaatctgtcattgatttcaaagaagGATCATCTTTAAAGGAATCTGATAATTgtttaacaatttttgcaatttctcttttgacGGTAATATGGATTGAATTATTCTGAACCAGTgaataaagaatttgagTAAAACGTTTAGTACTAATTAGTTGTTTAAGTAAAGATCCACAATTTTCTGCTAAAGAAACTATTAAGGAGAGTGATCTCAGCATAATATTAGCATCTTGTAAATTTAATCTTCTCTCTATTATTTCCATTACTTCTTTACCGTTATCTTCTGGGTCTTCCTTGACTAAGTCACAAACTTCAATGATATATTGCCAATTATCTGATCTTAACTTCGGATCGGTTGCCTTTGCCACTGCTTTACTTAGTGTTATATTCATGGTTATTTCTTGACGGAGGGGGCTAGTAATATACTATGCTCTATAGATTTAAAAATTAGCAATAACTTACTACTCCCATTGAAGAGGCTAAAGCAGTTTAATCCTATTCTATCAAGTTTCACCCGCGAAAGGTAATAAAATGGATCGGAAATGGTTACCCTCTCAAAAGGGCATGAAGAAGCCCTTAATAATGCTTGAggtcaattttttggaaaagaaatacGTTTATGGTCAACCCTAATATTTGGATGGGGGACACCTACACTTCCGAGCGTACCCAGGGCAAAAAAAGACGTAATCAGAGAGAATCATTCAAGAAGTGGTGACGGTGATGGTGTTATGTGATGCCACTTTGTCTATCAACTTTCAGATATCTTCGCAAGAATACGTAACAATTGCACATAAATTGATCCATTCTTCATTAATTTACGTGCGGGCAATGGTATGATTTATATCATGCAGAAGACATTCATCTGCGACTTTACTTGGCGTGTAATAGAGAGTATATACACCTTATGTGTACGTCAATGGCCCATTTTGTTCAAAGTGTTTGCGAATTCCATGACTGACAATGCAGAAACACGCACTGTAATCATGAATTCTGGATAGCTAAgctgattttttttagaaGTCAGCATGAGCCTCTCTAACTATCGAGAGTTTTTAGAATGGACTAGAATGAATTTGGTAATGGTAGATACCGCAGCTACGTACAAATCTTACGATCTTCCATATTCAAGATAGGGAGTCGTGTTCCTCAAGAGCGCTGGCGTCATGCCATCTTCGGATGTTTGGGAGAGACAGTAGCAGCCAATGTCAACACTAAGAGCGCCACCAACAACGATAATACGCTGTGAGCCGCAATAAGGAATCTGTCTCTCCCTCCTTTTTTTCGTCATGCAAGGAAAAATGACGGCGGCTCACGTttctgtaattttttttttttcgctTCCGTGTTTTCCATTCCGTGGAAAAACGAAATTTTGCACCGTTTTCTCTTTCGTTTTCTCTCTCTAtctctctctctctatTCCTACGTCACCCAGCCGGGCGGCCTCTTTGATTTTGCCCAgtcaaaatttctctcCTTCGAAAAGACGCCAAagttcttttttctctttcttttcccGTCCTGATCCTCGAGGCATGAaacagttttttttttttttttttttcttagaGGAATCATACATATGTCTGCACGTATAAACATATCAACTGCACAATACTACCCACAACACCAGCTACTTCTACGTCTGCTCTGTTCTTCACTCATTTTGGATTAATACCGTCCCACTTTTGATATCTTTACTTCTACTTTCCctgttgttttttttgctagaatatatatatataaaggaaaaagatTTAACTGAATAGCCTCACTACTATAACCTGTCATTTCAACAAGAAAACAAACCAAAAATGATGAGtccttcaaaaaatcgTTTTTCACTTACTCATAGCTCCGGCAGCAACAGCAGCTCCAGCAGTGGCAACAATAACCTCAAAGTAAGGTCGAGACCAAGACGTGCATCATCTGTCGGCAGAATCGATTTAGGTGACACTGTCCCAGGTCTAGGTACGATGTTCGAATCAAAAGAATCTAGAACCGCTGCTCAACAAAGAATGCAAAAATTATCTGAAGTAactaaaaatgatttagatctgatcaaaaaaatttggttaTCATTTAGAGAAATGAATTATCGTCATACTTGGATTACtccattaataatattaatagCAGTTTATAGTGCATATTTTACATCTGGAAATTTAACTGAAACAAATCCATTACATATGTTTGTGGCAATATCATACCAAATTGATGACACTGAT
Encoded proteins:
- the HSE1 gene encoding ESCRT-0 subunit protein HSE1 (similar to Saccharomyces cerevisiae HSE1 (YHL002W); ancestral locus Anc_2.502); the protein is MNITLSKAVAKATDPKLRSDNWQYIIEVCDLVKEDPEDNGKEVMEIIERRLNLQDANIMLRSLSLIVSLAENCGSLLKQLISTKRFTQILYSLVQNNSIHITVKREIAKIVKQLSDSFKDDPSLKSMTDLNKKIKRNLPYLYEKPNKPFKHEMSYESRKQEDKDLEDALKLSLTEYEQQQEKTKQQQQPVYQSPQPVLQETSQQQQPSTSAGVKKVRAMYDFPSTEADELSFKKGDIIIVLEQVYRDWWRGSLRGRIGIFPLNYVTPIMDPTPHELQMAKQKESEIFGQREIVNQLHQTLKGSQNNPNAMDIAQDSQISDMYGSVTPLRPQITKMIGTYAKEKEDLVSLRQVLSSAEQTYNQLLDEAANSYRLPIQQVVQPPSYAQFSTYAGHPPMPNKGYETASMNQPYISQLAPYQSSTQPNITNTGSQYAGSISQHQAYAAPPNNPANQYSR